The proteins below come from a single Candidatus Eisenbacteria bacterium genomic window:
- the atpG gene encoding ATP synthase F1 subunit gamma, producing MASLKDLRRRIRATKNMQQIFKAMEMVSAAKLRRAQQRAQAASPYAAKITEMLANLAGSASELEHPLFKVREVKTTALVVVTSQRGFCGAYNSNLIRATEQRLRAAAPGTIQLVLIGKKGNDYFRRRNWPILAAYTDLPGEANLEFARRIMQDLTEHFTSGTVDRVEVMYSHFLNALSRKIVTEVFLPVGASESQVVPQDRGTIFEPDPEIIFGELLPRYASAKLYAGMADALACEYSARMVAMGSARKNAGELVDSLTLTRNRLRQAAITKEIAELVGGVEALK from the coding sequence GTGGCATCGCTCAAAGACCTGAGACGGCGCATCCGCGCCACCAAGAACATGCAGCAGATCTTCAAGGCGATGGAGATGGTGTCCGCCGCCAAGCTGCGGCGTGCTCAACAGCGTGCTCAGGCTGCCAGTCCCTACGCGGCGAAGATCACCGAGATGCTCGCGAACCTCGCCGGCTCGGCGTCGGAGCTCGAGCACCCGCTGTTCAAGGTGCGCGAGGTCAAGACCACCGCGCTGGTGGTGGTGACGTCGCAGCGCGGATTCTGTGGCGCCTACAACTCGAACCTGATTCGCGCCACCGAGCAGCGGCTGCGGGCCGCGGCGCCGGGCACGATCCAGCTGGTGTTGATCGGCAAGAAGGGCAACGACTACTTCCGTCGCCGCAACTGGCCGATTCTCGCCGCCTACACGGACCTGCCGGGCGAAGCGAACCTCGAATTCGCGCGGCGCATCATGCAGGACCTGACGGAACACTTCACGAGCGGCACGGTCGATCGCGTCGAAGTGATGTACTCGCACTTCCTGAACGCGCTGTCGCGCAAGATCGTGACCGAAGTGTTCCTGCCGGTCGGCGCGAGCGAGTCACAGGTGGTCCCGCAGGACCGCGGCACCATCTTCGAGCCCGACCCCGAGATCATCTTCGGCGAGCTGCTGCCGCGTTATGCGAGCGCCAAGCTCTACGCCGGCATGGCCGACGCGCTGGCGTGCGAGTACTCGGCACGCATGGTGGCGATGGGCTCCGCGCGCAAGAACGCAGGTGAACTCGTGGACAGCCTCACGCTGACTCGCAACCGGCTGCGCCAGGCGGCCATCACGAAGGAAATCGCCGAGCTGGTTGGCGGCGTCGAAGCACTCAAGTAA
- the atpD gene encoding F0F1 ATP synthase subunit beta: MNIGRVVQVIGPTVDVAFDPDKLPNILDAITITDKARGIDVTVEAALHVGDNVVRCIAMSSTDGLVRGMAAHDTGAPITVPVGEPCLGRIFNLLGLPIDGKGPVKVDKSYPIHRSPPAFDEQATEKQIFETGIKVVDLLAPYQRGGKVGLFGGAGVGKTVLIQELIRNIATEHGGFSVFAGVGERTREGNDLYREMTESGVIAKTVMVFGQMNEPPGARLRVGLTGVTMAEYFRDEKGQDVLFFVDNIFRFTQAGSEVSALLGRMPSAVGYQPTLATEMGALQERITTTKKGSITSVQAIYVPADDLTDPAPANAFAHLDATTVLERSIAEMGIYPAVDPLASTSRILDPQIVGEEHYAVARQVQRILQRYKDLTDIIAILGMDELSEEDKITVSRARKLQRFLSQPFFVAEAFTGSPGKYVKLEDTVKSFRMIVDGKFDHLPEQAFYMKGGIEEVIEHGEKLMAVNAA; encoded by the coding sequence ATGAACATCGGACGAGTCGTCCAGGTGATCGGACCCACGGTCGACGTGGCGTTCGATCCCGACAAGCTGCCCAACATCCTCGACGCGATCACGATCACCGACAAGGCGCGCGGCATCGACGTGACGGTCGAAGCGGCGCTGCACGTCGGTGACAACGTGGTGCGCTGCATCGCCATGAGCTCGACCGACGGACTGGTGCGCGGCATGGCGGCTCACGACACCGGCGCACCGATCACGGTGCCGGTCGGCGAGCCGTGCCTGGGCCGCATCTTCAATCTGCTCGGGCTTCCGATCGACGGCAAGGGACCGGTCAAGGTCGACAAGAGCTACCCGATCCATCGTTCGCCTCCGGCGTTCGACGAGCAGGCGACCGAAAAGCAGATCTTCGAGACCGGGATCAAGGTCGTCGACTTGCTCGCGCCTTATCAGCGCGGCGGCAAGGTCGGTCTGTTCGGTGGCGCCGGCGTCGGCAAGACGGTGCTGATCCAGGAGCTGATCCGCAACATCGCGACCGAGCACGGCGGCTTCTCGGTGTTCGCGGGCGTCGGCGAGCGCACCCGCGAGGGCAACGATCTCTATCGCGAAATGACCGAGTCGGGCGTCATCGCGAAAACCGTGATGGTGTTCGGCCAGATGAACGAGCCGCCGGGAGCGCGCCTGCGCGTCGGCTTGACGGGCGTCACGATGGCCGAGTACTTCCGCGACGAGAAGGGCCAGGACGTGCTGTTCTTCGTGGACAACATCTTCCGCTTCACGCAGGCCGGCTCCGAAGTGTCGGCGCTGCTCGGCCGCATGCCGAGTGCCGTCGGCTACCAGCCGACGCTCGCAACCGAGATGGGTGCTCTTCAGGAGCGCATCACCACGACCAAGAAGGGCTCGATCACTTCGGTGCAGGCGATCTACGTGCCGGCCGACGACCTGACCGACCCGGCGCCCGCGAACGCGTTCGCGCATCTCGACGCCACCACGGTGCTGGAGCGCTCGATCGCCGAGATGGGCATCTACCCCGCCGTCGATCCGCTCGCCTCGACCTCGCGCATTCTGGATCCGCAGATCGTCGGCGAGGAGCACTACGCGGTCGCCCGCCAGGTGCAGCGGATTCTGCAGCGTTACAAGGACCTCACCGACATCATCGCGATCCTCGGCATGGACGAGCTGTCCGAAGAGGACAAGATCACCGTGTCGCGTGCACGCAAGCTGCAGCGCTTCCTGTCGCAGCCGTTCTTCGTCGCCGAAGCGTTCACCGGCTCGCCCGGCAAGTACGTGAAGCTCGAGGACACGGTCAAGAGCTTCCGCATGATCGTCGACGGCAAGTTCGATCATCTGCCCGAGCAGGCCTTCTACATGAAGGGCGGCATCGAGGAAGTGATCGAGCACGGTGAGAAGCTCATGGCGGTGAACGCGGCCTAA
- the sthA gene encoding Si-specific NAD(P)(+) transhydrogenase, whose amino-acid sequence MQPFDIVVIGSGPAGQRAAIQAAKLGKRVALIEKQMELGGVCINTGTLPSKTLREAVLDLSGLRQRGLYGDSYRGKNEVTAADLLWRADLILKREREVIRAQLLRNHVNLLEGFGRLAGPNEVAVETPGGIETCRTEFVVIAVGTAPAVPRGMEADHQIVLTSDDILSLKALPQRLVVVGGGIIGIEYATMFAALGIDVTVIDKRTELLEMVDAEIMAALRYQSGVLGVTLRLGEEVHGIERGAQTWVQLESGKRISTDMVLISAGRQGATANLGLETAGIEADARGRITVDAHYRTSAPNIYAAGDVIGSPALASTSMEQGRLATCHAFGVEARSVPELFPYGIYAIPEIAWVGATEADLTSRGVPFETGVARYREIARGQIVGDLDGMLKLIFHLDTRRILGVWIMGTQAAELVHVGQAVMALDGTLDYFVTGVFNYPTLAECYKVAALDGYNKVREAVRAPA is encoded by the coding sequence ATGCAACCCTTCGACATCGTCGTGATCGGCAGCGGCCCCGCCGGCCAGCGCGCGGCGATTCAGGCCGCGAAGCTCGGCAAGCGCGTCGCGCTGATCGAGAAGCAGATGGAGCTGGGTGGCGTGTGCATCAATACCGGCACGCTCCCGAGCAAGACACTGCGCGAAGCCGTGCTCGATCTGTCGGGTCTGCGGCAGCGCGGGCTCTACGGCGACTCCTATCGGGGCAAGAACGAAGTCACGGCGGCCGACCTGCTGTGGCGCGCAGACCTGATCCTCAAGCGCGAGCGCGAGGTGATCCGCGCACAGCTGCTGCGCAATCACGTCAACCTGCTCGAGGGATTCGGACGGCTCGCGGGGCCGAACGAAGTGGCGGTCGAAACACCAGGCGGCATCGAAACCTGCCGGACGGAATTCGTGGTGATCGCGGTGGGAACCGCTCCCGCGGTGCCGCGCGGCATGGAAGCGGACCATCAGATCGTGCTCACGAGCGACGACATCCTGTCGCTCAAGGCGCTCCCCCAGCGGCTGGTCGTGGTCGGCGGAGGCATCATCGGCATCGAGTACGCCACCATGTTCGCCGCGCTGGGTATCGATGTCACGGTGATCGACAAGCGCACCGAGCTGCTCGAGATGGTCGACGCCGAGATCATGGCGGCACTGCGCTACCAGTCGGGAGTGCTCGGCGTGACGTTGCGACTCGGCGAAGAGGTGCACGGCATCGAACGCGGCGCGCAGACCTGGGTCCAGCTCGAGAGCGGCAAGCGCATCTCGACCGACATGGTGCTGATCTCGGCGGGGCGTCAGGGCGCGACCGCGAATCTCGGTCTCGAAACGGCGGGCATCGAAGCCGATGCGCGTGGCCGCATCACGGTCGACGCGCACTACCGCACTTCGGCGCCGAACATCTACGCGGCCGGCGACGTGATCGGCTCGCCGGCGCTCGCTTCGACCAGCATGGAGCAGGGGCGTCTCGCGACCTGTCACGCGTTCGGGGTGGAGGCGCGAAGCGTGCCGGAGCTGTTCCCGTACGGCATCTATGCGATTCCCGAGATCGCGTGGGTCGGTGCGACCGAGGCAGACCTCACCTCGCGCGGCGTGCCGTTCGAAACCGGCGTCGCGCGCTATCGAGAGATCGCCCGCGGCCAGATCGTCGGCGATCTCGATGGCATGCTGAAGCTCATCTTCCATCTCGACACGCGGCGCATCCTGGGCGTCTGGATCATGGGGACCCAGGCGGCCGAGCTGGTCCATGTCGGGCAGGCCGTGATGGCGCTCGACGGCACACTCGATTACTTCGTGACCGGAGTCTTCAACTACCCGACGCTCGCGGAGTGCTACAAGGTCGCGGCGCTCGACGGCTACAACAAGGTGCGTGAAGC
- a CDS encoding F0F1 ATP synthase subunit alpha: MSFRPEEVSAILAQELERYEAKLETKSVGTVLSVGDGIARLWGLEDAMAGELLKFPGDVMGMVLNLEEDNVGAVLFGSDKNIKEGDRVERTNRIASVPVGKAMIGRVVNALGQPVDGKGPIGSDKFRTIEFNAPGVIERQPVTEPLQTGIKAIDAMIPIGRGQRELIIGDRQTGKTTIALDTIIHQKGKDVVCVYVAIGQKESTVANVVSTLEKHGAMEYTIVVTASASEPAPLQYIAPYAGVAMGEEFTYAGGHVLCVYDDLSKHAAAYRQLSLLLRRPPGREAYPGDVFYLHSRLLERACKLSKEKGAGSLTALPFIETQAGDVSAYIPTNVISITDGQIFLESDLFYSGVRPAINVGISVSRVGGNAQIKAMRQVAGRLRLDLAQYRSLAAFAQFGSDLDKSTQAQLTRGERMVELLKQGQFVPMAVERQVVSIFSGVNGYLDDVPLLAVRRFEEEFLAFVDKNYAEVPHNIRTKGAMSDEDQKRLHDAAKQFKTVFKA; the protein is encoded by the coding sequence ATGTCCTTTCGACCCGAAGAAGTGAGCGCGATACTCGCGCAGGAACTCGAACGCTACGAGGCCAAGCTCGAAACCAAGAGCGTCGGCACCGTGCTCTCGGTGGGCGACGGTATCGCCCGCCTGTGGGGCCTCGAGGACGCCATGGCCGGTGAGTTGCTCAAGTTCCCGGGCGACGTGATGGGCATGGTGCTGAACCTCGAAGAAGACAACGTCGGCGCGGTGCTGTTCGGCTCCGACAAGAACATCAAGGAAGGCGACCGCGTCGAGCGCACCAACCGCATCGCGTCGGTGCCGGTCGGCAAGGCGATGATCGGCCGCGTGGTGAACGCGCTCGGCCAGCCGGTCGACGGCAAGGGGCCGATCGGCTCGGACAAGTTCCGCACCATCGAGTTCAACGCGCCCGGCGTGATCGAGCGCCAGCCGGTCACCGAACCGCTGCAGACCGGCATCAAGGCGATCGACGCGATGATCCCGATCGGCCGCGGACAGCGCGAACTGATCATCGGCGACCGCCAGACCGGCAAGACCACGATCGCGCTCGACACCATCATTCATCAGAAGGGCAAGGACGTGGTGTGCGTCTACGTCGCGATCGGTCAGAAGGAATCGACCGTCGCGAACGTGGTGTCGACGCTCGAGAAGCACGGCGCCATGGAATACACGATCGTGGTGACCGCCTCGGCTTCGGAGCCCGCACCGCTCCAGTACATCGCGCCCTACGCGGGTGTGGCGATGGGCGAGGAGTTCACGTACGCCGGCGGCCACGTGTTGTGCGTGTACGACGACCTTTCCAAGCACGCGGCCGCTTACCGCCAGCTCTCGCTGCTGTTGCGCCGTCCGCCGGGTCGCGAGGCGTACCCCGGCGACGTGTTCTACCTGCACTCGCGACTGCTCGAGCGCGCCTGCAAGCTCTCGAAGGAGAAGGGCGCCGGTTCGCTGACGGCACTGCCGTTCATCGAAACTCAGGCCGGCGATGTCTCGGCCTACATTCCGACCAACGTGATCTCGATCACCGACGGCCAGATCTTCCTCGAGTCGGATCTCTTCTACTCGGGTGTGCGGCCCGCCATCAACGTCGGCATCTCGGTGTCGCGCGTCGGTGGCAACGCACAGATCAAGGCGATGCGTCAGGTTGCCGGACGCCTGCGCCTCGACCTCGCGCAGTACCGTTCGCTCGCGGCGTTCGCGCAGTTCGGCTCCGACCTCGACAAGTCGACGCAGGCGCAGCTGACGCGCGGCGAGCGCATGGTCGAGTTGCTCAAGCAGGGCCAGTTCGTTCCGATGGCGGTCGAGCGCCAGGTGGTGTCGATCTTCTCGGGCGTGAACGGCTACCTCGACGACGTGCCGCTCCTCGCGGTGCGACGCTTCGAGGAGGAGTTCCTCGCGTTCGTCGACAAGAACTACGCCGAGGTCCCGCACAACATCCGCACCAAGGGTGCGATGTCGGACGAGGATCAGAAGCGTCTGCACGACGCAGCCAAGCAGTTCAAGACCGTGTTCAAGGCCTGA
- a CDS encoding M20/M25/M40 family metallo-hydrolase, translating to MPRHPALSVLFAAAIAATLLTTPTLAARDLTPRPARLHVAWLDGRTLEQAMATGAELLDRFPDAVLVANEASLARLRAAGFRIDGPIALPAHGMITLLRSEGHGQATLDASQVARVGAQVLWRGGDDWLIASEGTLPESEGLLPHHRKVLRERSLRKRTEITTVERSPGGPTLNVTSFSPVVQQMVDQVSGPTLIQMIGQLAGKFSVNVGGVPTSFVTRSTPTALCDKAEQYVFERFQAMGYADVAYDPFTFSSVSARNVVATKPGDETPNRVVILGAHLDSTSPVASTNAPGANDNASGTAGLLMIAEILKNYSFKNTIKFIAFTGEEQGLFGSEHYADAAAARGDSIVGVVIFDMIGWRNLNHKIDIEGESAWLPLMNVMNDACAQYTTLAADLVLFSFGSDHVPFQDNNFPAFLAIEDEYEDFPCYHQTCDTTGWNQTAIQSDVVRAGLATIAHVAVPRVFLFSHTPLENTANTTGPYEVVTSLTTSGALVPDSLLLHWSNGGPEVAQVMTAISPPGNYHAFIPGQPSGTTVRYWMSARDDANRLAVSPDGAPAVVHQFLVSSRTTLLAEGFETGATGWTSGGTGNDWQVAAPAGLAEDPTAAFAGAMIAGTDITGLGANLGRYEPFTNSWFESPAVDCSQATDVQLSFMRKLATDKSDGGTWDAALVWVNGTLVWSNPATTPLIDANWTAQSFNVGSIADGNPSVKVRFGMRSNATVHYGGWNLDEVKLTAYTPLLTGVEDAAPSRGVVLHTSMPNPAHAGATLRFELPSRATVGLAIYDVRGRLVRSLVRGARDAGAHEVRWDGRDGAGALAATGVYFYRLETLGQVRARRLVLIQ from the coding sequence ATGCCACGTCACCCCGCCCTCTCCGTCCTGTTCGCCGCGGCCATCGCGGCGACGCTCCTGACCACTCCGACGCTGGCAGCCCGCGATCTGACTCCGCGGCCCGCCCGCCTGCACGTGGCGTGGCTCGACGGCCGCACGCTCGAACAGGCGATGGCCACCGGGGCCGAACTGCTCGATCGCTTCCCCGATGCCGTACTCGTTGCGAACGAAGCGTCGCTGGCGCGCCTGCGCGCGGCCGGCTTTCGCATCGACGGCCCGATCGCTCTGCCGGCCCACGGCATGATCACGCTGCTGCGGTCGGAAGGTCACGGGCAAGCCACGCTCGACGCCTCCCAGGTCGCGCGAGTCGGCGCGCAGGTGCTGTGGCGCGGCGGAGACGACTGGCTGATCGCTTCGGAGGGCACACTGCCCGAGAGCGAAGGCCTGCTTCCGCACCATCGAAAAGTGTTGCGCGAGCGCTCGCTTCGGAAGCGAACCGAGATCACCACCGTCGAGCGTTCGCCGGGTGGCCCGACGCTGAACGTCACCAGCTTCTCGCCGGTCGTCCAGCAGATGGTCGATCAGGTGTCGGGGCCGACGCTGATCCAGATGATCGGGCAGCTGGCCGGGAAGTTCTCGGTCAACGTCGGCGGAGTCCCGACCTCGTTCGTGACGCGCTCGACGCCGACCGCGCTGTGCGACAAGGCCGAGCAGTACGTGTTCGAACGCTTCCAGGCGATGGGCTACGCCGACGTCGCCTACGACCCGTTCACGTTCTCGTCGGTGAGTGCCCGCAACGTGGTTGCAACCAAGCCCGGCGACGAGACCCCGAACCGGGTGGTGATCCTGGGTGCTCATCTCGACTCGACCTCGCCGGTCGCGAGCACCAACGCACCCGGAGCGAACGACAACGCGAGCGGTACGGCGGGGCTGCTGATGATCGCGGAGATCCTCAAGAACTACTCGTTCAAGAACACCATCAAGTTCATCGCGTTCACCGGCGAAGAGCAGGGCCTGTTCGGCTCCGAGCACTACGCGGATGCCGCCGCCGCGCGCGGGGATTCGATCGTGGGCGTGGTGATCTTCGACATGATCGGGTGGCGAAATCTCAACCACAAGATCGACATCGAGGGCGAATCCGCCTGGCTGCCGCTCATGAACGTCATGAACGACGCGTGCGCGCAGTACACCACGCTGGCGGCCGACCTGGTGCTGTTCAGCTTCGGCTCGGACCACGTGCCGTTCCAGGACAACAACTTCCCGGCGTTCCTCGCGATCGAGGACGAATACGAAGACTTCCCGTGCTATCACCAGACCTGCGACACCACGGGCTGGAACCAGACCGCGATCCAGAGCGACGTGGTGCGCGCCGGACTCGCGACCATCGCGCACGTCGCGGTGCCACGCGTGTTCCTGTTCTCGCACACGCCGCTCGAGAACACCGCGAACACCACCGGCCCCTACGAAGTCGTGACGAGTCTGACCACCAGCGGAGCGCTGGTTCCGGACTCGCTGCTGCTCCACTGGTCGAATGGCGGGCCCGAGGTCGCGCAGGTCATGACCGCGATCTCGCCGCCGGGCAATTACCACGCGTTCATCCCCGGCCAGCCAAGCGGCACGACTGTGCGCTATTGGATGAGTGCGAGGGACGACGCGAATCGGCTCGCAGTCTCCCCCGACGGCGCGCCCGCGGTGGTGCATCAGTTCCTCGTCTCGTCACGCACCACGCTGCTCGCGGAGGGCTTCGAGACCGGAGCAACCGGCTGGACGAGCGGCGGCACCGGCAACGACTGGCAGGTTGCCGCACCCGCCGGGCTCGCGGAGGATCCGACTGCAGCGTTCGCGGGAGCCATGATCGCGGGCACCGACATCACCGGCCTCGGCGCCAATCTCGGCCGCTATGAACCGTTCACCAACAGCTGGTTCGAATCGCCCGCGGTCGATTGCTCGCAGGCGACCGACGTGCAGCTCTCTTTCATGCGAAAACTCGCGACCGACAAGTCCGACGGCGGCACCTGGGATGCGGCCCTGGTGTGGGTGAACGGCACGCTGGTGTGGTCGAACCCGGCCACGACTCCGCTGATCGATGCGAACTGGACTGCGCAGTCCTTCAACGTCGGCTCGATCGCCGACGGCAATCCGAGCGTGAAGGTGCGCTTCGGCATGCGGTCGAACGCCACCGTGCACTACGGCGGCTGGAACCTGGACGAGGTCAAGCTCACCGCCTACACGCCGCTGCTGACGGGCGTGGAAGACGCCGCGCCTTCGCGCGGTGTCGTGTTGCACACGAGCATGCCGAATCCGGCGCATGCGGGCGCAACACTGCGCTTCGAGCTGCCTTCACGCGCGACCGTCGGGCTCGCGATCTACGACGTGCGCGGTCGCCTGGTGCGCTCGCTGGTCCGCGGCGCGCGTGACGCCGGCGCTCACGAAGTGCGTTGGGATGGCCGCGATGGCGCCGGAGCGCTCGCGGCAACCGGGGTGTACTTCTACCGGCTCGAGACGCTCGGCCAGGTTCGGGCGCGCAGGTTGGTGTTGATTCAGTAG
- the atpC gene encoding ATP synthase F1 subunit epsilon, protein MSNTFTLMVLTPERTVFEGAVEYVEVPGTEGYLGVLANHAPLVSGLAAGKLKVRKPGGAIETFEVSGGFFEVSQNQATVLADSVSGGATT, encoded by the coding sequence ATGTCGAACACGTTCACGCTGATGGTGCTGACCCCCGAACGCACGGTGTTCGAGGGCGCGGTCGAGTACGTCGAGGTGCCCGGAACCGAGGGCTACCTGGGCGTGCTTGCGAACCATGCGCCGCTCGTCAGCGGACTGGCGGCCGGCAAGCTCAAGGTGCGCAAGCCCGGCGGCGCGATCGAGACGTTCGAGGTCAGTGGCGGGTTCTTCGAGGTCTCGCAGAACCAGGCGACGGTGCTGGCGGATAGCGTGAGCGGCGGCGCCACGACGTAG